A window of the Leptospira bourretii genome harbors these coding sequences:
- the infB gene encoding translation initiation factor IF-2 — MEEQKSIKETLQQGASGDKTKKKLVIKKKAAPADEKKESTTGPQAGAQEVKPSASTSDKKKDLNELIREEAKRQGLGSGPQAPSQASPIVSRPDRKPEPQPERERPPMDRKPESILSGDTSSPNYRQDRQGGGSGQGGGNQGYFRKEDRNPIVSRPTTPRPQRPEGQGGGYQGNRGPGQGGGYQGNRGPGQGGPGGGYQGNRGPGQGGGYQGNRGPGQGGSGGGYQGNRGARPIGQGGPGAGRPPGDAPFGAPGGLPGAGGPGGAKKKVFDKEKGGRVENENTKFFKQSFRKQKAQAAALAAVPKEISILENIQVGEIAKKLNLKPGEVISKLMKMGMMVTINNVIDAETASILADDYGCKVKIVSLYDETVIEEEKDAPEDYITRPPVVTIMGHVDHGKTKLLDTIRSSRVAEGESGGITQHIGAYQVETERGKIAFLDTPGHEAFTSMRARGASVTDIVVLVVAADDGVMPQTIEAINHAKEAEVPIIVAVNKIDLPAANPEKVRQELSNYGLQPEEWGGTTIFCDISAKGNIGIDKLLEMLIIQAELLDHKANPKRKAKGTIVEAKLDPGRGAVATVLIQNGTLRVGDAFVAGVHAGRVRAMYDDLGHSIREAGPSFPALVTGLDGVPDAGAPFDVVIDDKEARTISHSRQDYERLGQSKNAATRVTLDNMSEIIKQGALKELKVIIKADVRGSTEAVKEALEKLSTADVRLNVIHAGTGAIVDSDIILASASNAIVIGFHTRANPKTVSLAEKEKVEIKYYSIIYDVVNEVKASMEGMLEPEKVENVIGKVEIRDVFKISKVGNIAGCMVKSGKVTKQAYVRVISSESGEITWEGKIKNLKRMKDDVADVLTGFECGILLDGFNDFSVGDEIEAYEIREIARKL; from the coding sequence ATGGAAGAGCAAAAATCGATTAAAGAAACCCTCCAGCAGGGAGCCAGTGGTGACAAAACCAAGAAAAAGCTTGTCATCAAGAAAAAAGCGGCACCTGCAGATGAGAAAAAAGAATCCACTACTGGCCCACAAGCTGGTGCACAGGAAGTAAAACCTTCTGCATCAACTTCGGACAAAAAAAAGGATTTGAATGAACTCATTCGTGAGGAAGCCAAAAGACAGGGACTCGGTTCCGGTCCACAAGCTCCTTCCCAAGCATCTCCCATTGTGTCTCGTCCGGATCGTAAACCGGAGCCACAACCAGAAAGAGAGAGACCTCCTATGGATCGCAAACCGGAATCCATTCTCTCAGGGGATACTTCTTCTCCTAACTACCGCCAAGATCGTCAAGGCGGCGGTTCTGGCCAAGGGGGAGGAAACCAAGGTTATTTTAGAAAAGAAGATCGTAACCCGATTGTCTCCAGACCGACAACACCACGCCCCCAAAGACCCGAAGGTCAAGGTGGTGGATACCAAGGAAATCGCGGCCCAGGACAGGGTGGCGGTTATCAGGGAAATCGTGGTCCCGGCCAAGGCGGCCCAGGTGGTGGATACCAAGGAAATCGCGGCCCAGGACAGGGTGGCGGTTATCAGGGAAATCGTGGTCCCGGCCAAGGTGGTTCAGGTGGTGGATACCAAGGAAATCGTGGTGCAAGACCCATTGGTCAAGGTGGCCCAGGTGCGGGAAGACCCCCTGGAGATGCTCCTTTTGGTGCACCGGGTGGACTTCCAGGAGCCGGCGGTCCTGGTGGCGCCAAAAAGAAAGTATTCGATAAAGAAAAGGGCGGTAGGGTAGAAAACGAAAACACTAAGTTTTTCAAACAATCCTTCCGCAAACAAAAGGCGCAAGCTGCAGCCCTTGCTGCTGTTCCTAAAGAAATCTCCATCTTGGAAAATATCCAAGTTGGGGAAATTGCCAAAAAACTGAATTTAAAACCTGGTGAAGTCATCAGTAAACTCATGAAAATGGGGATGATGGTGACCATCAATAATGTGATCGATGCAGAAACGGCATCCATCCTTGCAGATGATTACGGTTGTAAGGTGAAGATTGTTTCCCTTTACGATGAAACTGTCATCGAAGAAGAAAAGGATGCACCGGAAGACTATATCACTCGTCCTCCAGTGGTGACTATCATGGGTCACGTTGACCACGGTAAAACAAAACTTCTTGATACCATTCGATCTTCTCGAGTGGCAGAAGGAGAATCGGGTGGAATCACTCAGCACATTGGTGCTTACCAAGTAGAAACGGAACGCGGAAAAATTGCCTTCCTTGATACTCCTGGTCACGAAGCCTTCACTTCCATGAGAGCACGTGGTGCTTCCGTAACCGACATTGTTGTGTTAGTGGTTGCTGCAGACGATGGGGTGATGCCTCAAACGATTGAAGCCATCAACCACGCCAAAGAAGCGGAAGTTCCTATCATTGTTGCGGTAAACAAAATTGATTTACCTGCGGCTAACCCAGAAAAGGTGAGACAAGAACTTTCCAACTACGGATTACAACCGGAAGAATGGGGTGGAACTACTATCTTCTGTGATATTTCTGCTAAGGGTAATATTGGAATTGATAAATTACTTGAGATGCTCATCATCCAAGCTGAACTTTTGGATCATAAAGCCAATCCAAAACGAAAAGCAAAAGGAACCATTGTCGAAGCAAAACTCGATCCAGGTCGTGGTGCTGTCGCAACGGTTCTCATCCAAAACGGAACACTTCGTGTAGGAGATGCTTTTGTTGCTGGAGTTCATGCCGGTCGTGTCCGAGCTATGTATGACGATCTTGGTCATTCCATCCGTGAAGCGGGTCCATCTTTTCCAGCCCTTGTGACAGGTCTCGATGGGGTTCCAGATGCAGGAGCGCCATTTGATGTGGTGATTGACGACAAAGAAGCACGAACTATTTCTCATAGCCGTCAAGATTATGAGAGACTTGGCCAATCGAAAAATGCGGCCACGCGAGTGACTCTTGATAACATGAGTGAGATCATCAAACAAGGTGCTCTCAAAGAACTCAAAGTCATCATCAAAGCGGACGTTCGTGGATCGACAGAAGCGGTCAAAGAAGCCCTCGAAAAACTTTCGACTGCTGATGTTCGTTTGAATGTAATCCATGCGGGAACGGGAGCCATTGTAGATTCCGATATCATTTTGGCATCGGCATCGAACGCAATTGTGATTGGTTTCCATACTCGTGCGAATCCAAAAACAGTTTCACTTGCAGAGAAAGAGAAAGTAGAAATCAAATACTACAGCATCATCTATGATGTGGTAAACGAAGTGAAAGCTTCCATGGAAGGAATGCTCGAACCTGAAAAAGTAGAAAACGTAATCGGTAAAGTTGAAATCCGAGACGTATTCAAAATTTCTAAAGTGGGTAACATCGCAGGTTGTATGGTGAAATCCGGTAAGGTCACAAAACAAGCTTATGTTCGGGTCATCTCGAGCGAGTCTGGTGAAATCACTTGGGAAGGTAAGATCAAAAACCTCAAACGTATGAAAGACGATGTGGCTGATGTTCTTACTGGATTTGAGTGCGGTATCTTACTCGATGGTTTCAACGACTTTTCTGTGGGTGATGAAATCGAAGCATACGAGATCCGAGAGATTGCTCGTAAACTGTAA